A region of Haloplanus sp. XH21 DNA encodes the following proteins:
- a CDS encoding ABC transporter permease yields MTVVPDRLVDPVVIEGLFQVAAATALAAVVIGLSSLRNLDLERDLGGSFARGFVQVLAMGALIGTLFAIPLAYSGLLLAAMVGYAAWESRKRGAGVPHAFRISLVSLGVGATVVIVTMVAAGAIERTVRNLVPVGGMIIANAMKTNSLTLDRFQGEVESNRDEIEAVLALGVPPERAISAYVSESVRASLIPVVDAMRTLGLVYIPGMMSGMILGGANPIYAAEYQFVIMGMIFAAGGLTSMTASLLLARAAFTDADQLRRFEPTEQTLRGALRAALR; encoded by the coding sequence GTGACGGTCGTTCCCGACCGCCTCGTCGACCCCGTCGTGATCGAGGGGCTGTTTCAGGTCGCCGCCGCGACGGCGCTCGCGGCCGTCGTCATCGGTCTCTCGTCGCTCCGGAACCTGGATCTGGAGCGGGACCTCGGCGGCTCGTTCGCCCGCGGGTTCGTGCAGGTGCTCGCGATGGGAGCGCTCATCGGCACGCTCTTTGCCATCCCGCTGGCGTACTCGGGACTCCTGCTCGCGGCGATGGTGGGCTACGCGGCGTGGGAGTCGCGGAAACGCGGGGCGGGCGTCCCCCACGCCTTCCGTATCTCGCTCGTCTCGCTGGGGGTCGGCGCCACCGTCGTCATCGTGACGATGGTCGCCGCCGGTGCCATCGAGCGGACGGTGCGGAACCTCGTCCCCGTCGGCGGCATGATCATCGCGAACGCGATGAAGACGAACTCGCTGACGCTGGATCGGTTCCAAGGGGAAGTCGAGTCGAACCGGGACGAGATCGAAGCGGTTCTGGCTCTCGGCGTCCCGCCCGAACGCGCCATCTCGGCGTACGTCTCCGAGTCGGTCCGGGCGTCGCTCATCCCCGTCGTCGACGCGATGCGGACGCTGGGACTGGTGTACATTCCGGGGATGATGTCGGGGATGATCCTCGGCGGCGCGAATCCCATCTACGCCGCCGAATACCAGTTCGTCATCATGGGCATGATCTTCGCGGCCGGCGGCCTCACGAGCATGACGGCCAGTCTGTTGCTGGCGCGGGCGGCGTTCACGGACGCCGACCAGCTCCGCCGGTTCGAGCCGACCGAGCAGACGCTGCGCGGGGCGCTCCGGGCAGCCCTGCGGTGA